A genomic region of Carassius auratus strain Wakin unplaced genomic scaffold, ASM336829v1 scaf_tig00215868, whole genome shotgun sequence contains the following coding sequences:
- the mmab gene encoding corrinoid adenosyltransferase MMAB yields the protein MSFFVTKYTGLRRVFRLGRYVSIEQKQVACGHERSYASTSEENRRIPKIYTKTGDKGFSSTFTGERRPKEDHIFEALGTTDELSSAIGLAKEFCIDSGHSFTDQLEKIQCVLQDVGSNIATPRSSARDSHIKKTMFNSQAVIELEKWMDAFTEELPPLTNFILPSGGKSSAALHVARAVCRRAERCVAPAVRSGETDPEVAKYLNRLSDYLFTVARYAAMKEGKGETIYKRPE from the exons ATGTCATTTTTCGTGACCAAGTACACGGGTCTCCGCCGTGTCTTTCGTTTAGGGAGATATGTAAGCATAGAGCAGAAGCAGGTTGCGTGTGGCCATGAAAGAAG CTATGCCAGCACGTCTGAAGAAAATAGAAGAATTCCCAAGATATACACGAAAACAGGAGATAAAG GTTTTTCCAGCACCTTTACAGGTGAGAGGAGACCGAAGGAAGATCATATATTTGAAGCTTTGGGAACAACAGATGAATTATCATCAGCAATTGG GTTAGCCAAAGAATTTTGCATTGACAGTGGCCATTCGTTCACAGATCAGCTGGagaag ATCCAGTGTGTACTACAGGATGTAGGGTCAAATATTGCCACTCCCCGGTCATCAGCTAGAGACAGTCACATCA agaagacaatgttcaACTCTCAAGCTGTGATTGAGCTGGAGAAGTGGATGGATGCGTTCACAGAGGAGCTGCCTCCACTCACCAACTTCATACTTCCT TCAGGAGGGAAAAGCAGCGCAGCTTTACATGTGGCCAGAGCAGTGTGTCGACGGGCTGAACGCTG TGTTGCCCCTGCTGTCCGTTCGGGTGAGACAGATCCTGAAGTTGCCAAATATCTGAACAG ATTGAGTGACTACTTGTTCACGGTGGCCAGATATGCTGCGATGAAAGAGGGCAAGGGAGAAACGATCTACAAAAGACCTGAATAG
- the mvk gene encoding mevalonate kinase isoform X2, whose protein sequence is MQTSEFLVSAPGKVILHGEHSVVHGKVALAVSVNLRTHLRLQATSSGDVRINLPNIDTFLSWEITALQPLLAGCKEQDGLKEPDADLLKRLREFTGISDDSTDTRSMAVLAFLYMYLTVFAGSLASITVSVWSELPTGAGLGSSAAYNVCLSAALLSARGTISSPLTPQLESARWRKEELELINRWAFMGEKIIHGNPSGVDNAVGTWGGFLRYHAGNITPLSWVPILRILLTNTKVPRSTKVLVSGVKDKINKFPSIMNPVLESISAVSVTCEQTLTEMAAHGPSADYYNILEELIDINQHHLNVMGVGHSSLDTLCRVTLARGLHSKLTGAGGGGCGITLLRPETDTSMIQSTIEELKACGFDCWETSIGAPGVQQHSSAALSQDILKILNSY, encoded by the exons ATGCAGACAAGTGAGTTCTTGGTTTCAGCACCAGGGAAAGTAATTCTTCACGGTGAGCATTCAGTCGTGCATGGAAAG GTTGCTTTGGCTGTGAGTGTGAACCTGCGCACACACCTGCGGTTGCAGGCCACATCATCCGGTGACGTGCGCATCAACCTCCCCAATATTGACACTTTTCTGTCCTGGGAAATAACTGCACTGCAGCCTCTTCTGGCTGGGTGTAAAG AGCAGGATGGCCTGAAGGAACCTGATGCAGATCTTTTGAAGAGGCTACGTGAATTCACAGGCATTTCAGATGATTCCACAGACACAAGAAGCATGGCAGTGTTGGCCTTCCTCTATATGTACCTGACTGTATTTGCAGG gtCTCTGGCCAGTATAACAGTTTCTGTGTGGTCAGAGTTGCCCACAGGAGCTGGTTTAGGCTCCAGTGCCGCCTATAATGTTTGTCTGTCTGCTGCTCTGCTGTCTGCCAGGGGAACCATATCGTCTCCTCTTACACCACAGCTGGAGTCAGCCAG GTGGAGGAAAGAGGAGCTGGAGCTGATTAACAGGTGGGCGTTCATGGGCGAGAAGATCATCCACGGTAACCCTTCAGGGGTGGATAACGCTGTGGGCACATGGG GGGGATTTTTAAGATACCATGCTGGGAATATAACTCCACTAAGCTG GGTCCCTATTCTGAGAATCCTCCTGACTAACACCAAAGTACCACGTAGCACCAAAGTGCTTGTTTCTGGAGTGAAGGACAAAATTAACAAG TTTCCCTCCATAATGAATCCAGTTCTGGAGTCCATCAGTGCTGTGTCCGTCACCTGTGAACAGACTCTCACAGAGATGGCCGCGCACGGACCGTCGGCTGATTACTACAACATACTGGAg GAGCTGATTGATATAAACCAGCACCATCTGAACGTGATGGGTGTGGGTCACTCATCCCTGGACACACTGTGTAGGGTCACTCTGGCCAGAGGGCTGCATAGCAAActgacaggagcaggaggaggaggcTGTGGAATCACTCTCCTACGACCAG AAACAGATACTTCTATGATTCAGAGCACCATTGAGGAGCTGAAGGCTTGTGGTTTCGACTGCTGGGAGACCAGTATTGGCGCTCCTGGCGTCCAGCAGCACTCTTCAGCTGCACTCAGTCAGGACATACTGAAGATCCTCAACAGCTACTGA
- the mvk gene encoding mevalonate kinase isoform X1, which translates to MQTSEFLVSAPGKVILHGEHSVVHGKVALAVSVNLRTHLRLQATSSGDVRINLPNIDTFLSWEITALQPLLAGCKAEQDGLKEPDADLLKRLREFTGISDDSTDTRSMAVLAFLYMYLTVFAGSLASITVSVWSELPTGAGLGSSAAYNVCLSAALLSARGTISSPLTPQLESARWRKEELELINRWAFMGEKIIHGNPSGVDNAVGTWGGFLRYHAGNITPLSWVPILRILLTNTKVPRSTKVLVSGVKDKINKFPSIMNPVLESISAVSVTCEQTLTEMAAHGPSADYYNILEELIDINQHHLNVMGVGHSSLDTLCRVTLARGLHSKLTGAGGGGCGITLLRPETDTSMIQSTIEELKACGFDCWETSIGAPGVQQHSSAALSQDILKILNSY; encoded by the exons ATGCAGACAAGTGAGTTCTTGGTTTCAGCACCAGGGAAAGTAATTCTTCACGGTGAGCATTCAGTCGTGCATGGAAAG GTTGCTTTGGCTGTGAGTGTGAACCTGCGCACACACCTGCGGTTGCAGGCCACATCATCCGGTGACGTGCGCATCAACCTCCCCAATATTGACACTTTTCTGTCCTGGGAAATAACTGCACTGCAGCCTCTTCTGGCTGGGTGTAAAG CAGAGCAGGATGGCCTGAAGGAACCTGATGCAGATCTTTTGAAGAGGCTACGTGAATTCACAGGCATTTCAGATGATTCCACAGACACAAGAAGCATGGCAGTGTTGGCCTTCCTCTATATGTACCTGACTGTATTTGCAGG gtCTCTGGCCAGTATAACAGTTTCTGTGTGGTCAGAGTTGCCCACAGGAGCTGGTTTAGGCTCCAGTGCCGCCTATAATGTTTGTCTGTCTGCTGCTCTGCTGTCTGCCAGGGGAACCATATCGTCTCCTCTTACACCACAGCTGGAGTCAGCCAG GTGGAGGAAAGAGGAGCTGGAGCTGATTAACAGGTGGGCGTTCATGGGCGAGAAGATCATCCACGGTAACCCTTCAGGGGTGGATAACGCTGTGGGCACATGGG GGGGATTTTTAAGATACCATGCTGGGAATATAACTCCACTAAGCTG GGTCCCTATTCTGAGAATCCTCCTGACTAACACCAAAGTACCACGTAGCACCAAAGTGCTTGTTTCTGGAGTGAAGGACAAAATTAACAAG TTTCCCTCCATAATGAATCCAGTTCTGGAGTCCATCAGTGCTGTGTCCGTCACCTGTGAACAGACTCTCACAGAGATGGCCGCGCACGGACCGTCGGCTGATTACTACAACATACTGGAg GAGCTGATTGATATAAACCAGCACCATCTGAACGTGATGGGTGTGGGTCACTCATCCCTGGACACACTGTGTAGGGTCACTCTGGCCAGAGGGCTGCATAGCAAActgacaggagcaggaggaggaggcTGTGGAATCACTCTCCTACGACCAG AAACAGATACTTCTATGATTCAGAGCACCATTGAGGAGCTGAAGGCTTGTGGTTTCGACTGCTGGGAGACCAGTATTGGCGCTCCTGGCGTCCAGCAGCACTCTTCAGCTGCACTCAGTCAGGACATACTGAAGATCCTCAACAGCTACTGA